The segment CGTCTCAACAACAACTTTATAGACAAGCGCAGCACGGGGCGGGGCCACCGGGCCGGTCGGCCGCGCCGCGGGGCGGGGCCCGAGAGGGGAGGGGTTGACCCTGGGGGCGGGGCCGTCGGGGaacccggggcggggcggggcttcgggggcggggcggggctaaCGTTCGCTCTCCCAGGCTTGGGGGCGGGCGGGAGTGGCGGTCGGGTCCGGGATCGACGCACTCCGCCGGGGAGGCTCCAAAGGGAGGGCGCTCGGGTCCTGCGAGCGGCGTCCTGAACGGCGGCGCTAGGACCCCGTGGGGAGCGGCGGGGGCGGAGCAGGCGGCACCAGGACCCGGGGGAACCGCGGCAGGCGGGCGGCGAGCAGGCCCGGGGGCCGGGAAGCTGCGGGCGGCGGCGCTGGGCCCGGCGCGGCGAGAGAGGCCCTGAGATGCCGAGCAAGAAGAAGAAGTATAACGCGCGGTTCCCGCCGGTGAGCACGTGGCCGGGCCCGGGAGGAGCGGTCCCGGCTCTCGGGAGGCTCCGGCCCAAGTCCGGCCGTGGGGGCGGGCGCATCGCGGTGTTCGGGGGCACGGACGCCCCGCCCCCTTCCGTGCCCTCCTCGCGtcggtgccccccgccccctttctCCCGGGATACCCTCTCTCgttcccccccacccagcacccctttcTGGGACGGAGGCGACGGGGTCCGAGCTTTGTGCTCCCTCCCCAGGCGCGGATCAAGAAGATCATGCAAACTGACGAAGAGATTGGGAAGGTGGCGGCGGCTGTGCCTGTCATCATCTGTATCCTGTCGGGGCCTGGCCAGGCTGAGGGACGTGGGGTAGGGAGGGAGCCCGGGGTCGTCTTGTTTAAGCAGGGGATCCCCACCCGTGTTCTCCTTGACGCTTCTCAGCCCGGGCGCTTGAGCTCTTCCTGGAGTCGCTGTTGAAGAAGGCCTGCCAGGTGACCCAGTCCCGAAACGCCAAGACCATGACCACATCCCACCTGTGAGTGGTCTGGGAGCTGGGAGGGCCCAGTGGGAGTTCACACACTcaggggaggtgggaggctgCTGGGAGACCAGCAAAGCCTCAAGCACTGGCGTGTttgaactggggtgggggggggtggggagggattggGTGGTCTACCAAGATCGGGAGTTCTGGTAGTGGAGATGGGGTGGAGGTTTTCCAGGTTTATTCTCCTGACATACAGATGGTCCCCTTGCTGAGGGACCAGACATCTGGGCCCTACCTGAATGCCATGTTCcccccacctcttccaggaagcagTGCATTGAGCTGGAGCAGCAGTTTGACTTCTTGAAGGACCTGGTGGCCTCTGTGCCTGACATGCAGGGAGACGGGGAAGACAACCACATGGATGGGGACAAGGGTGCCCGCAGGTGGGGAGCCGGGGCCAGGTGTCCAGGCAGGGAAGGCCAAGGCCACCAGGGTTGGGGGTGGTTGGGGGGTGGTCAGGGAGTGGTGAGGCCTCTGGGCAGATGGACTGTGCCTTCCCGAAGGGGCCGGAAGCCAGGCAGCGGTGGCCGGAAGAATGGTGGGATGGGAAGCAAAGGCAAGGACAAGAAGCTGTCGGGGACGGACTCGGAGCAGGAGGTGAGTGAggcccccagccctctgccctaCCCCGTGGTGGGAGAGAGCAGTCTTGCATCAGCCTGAGCTGGCTGGACTCCTGGGCCCATCCtcacctgtgttttttttttgtaaactggGGCTCTAGGGGTCAGTCTGCTGACCCTGCCACTTCCAGGCTCTCCGGCAATGGCCTCATGCTTTTCTTGTCCCCTCTGAACCCTGTCTTGCTCCTAGGATGAGTCTGACGACACCGACACTGATGGGGAAGAGGAGACGTCACAGGCTCCACCACAGGCCAGCCACCCCCCTGCCCACTTTCAGAGGTGAGCCGCTCAGTGGCACCAGAGAGGGCTGACAGATTCCTCCAGGCTGACTTTGTCCTTCCTGTCCTCTGTGGCCACTTGGTTTTGTTGGCTGTGGCAGatttgggggatgggaagggaggaaCCAAGGAGGGCTTAGAGGCAGGAGACTGCTCTCAGAaggtccctgcccccacccacaccccgCCCTGGTgaatggggcttgaactggtgCTGTGTGACCTGCTCTGGGcccttctcttctctgagctTGGCTGCCCGTTGGTACAGGGAGCcgtgggctccatgctcactggGATAGGGTAGGGCTCAGTGGGCGGGAATGGGCCCTGGAGAGCGGCCTgatctttctcttctgctttctgccCTGCAGCCCCCCGACACCCTTCATGCCCTTCACCTCGAGTCTGCCTCTGCCCCCGGCCCCCCCGGGCCCCTCAGCACCTGACGCAGAGGATGAAGAAGACTATGACTCCTAGCGCCCTCTGCCCCCCAGGCCACACCCCCTTTTAGCTGGTTTTAGTTGctctggggggaggagagaaggtagagctgttcttaaatttattaaacaattaataataaaagggaaCACCAGTGTCTGTCCCAGCCTATGTCCAGGGCGTTGTGGCCACCTTCCCATCCACCCACCTGCATTCCCCATGCTGAGCTGAGGCCAGAAGCGGTGGTGGGCAGGGTAGCAGAGTGAAGGGAGGGGCCAGAGGCCACGATTCTGCCAGGGTAGGAGCAGGGGTGCTGACAGAAGGAAGGCGGGCAGAGTGGTGGTGTAGGGCCTAAGCCAGAGGTGCTGCTTATGCTGGGGGACGACCTGTTTCGTTGTGCTTTACGACCCCGGAAAGGTGCCTGTCTTTCTTTGAGCGGCCTCTTCGTGTCTCTCTGATGGAGGCTATTCTGCCCTCCCCGGGCTGCTGCAAAGGGACAGATTGGACGAGTAACGGGAAGAGGCCTTGCACGCTGTAGAAATCTGCGTCTGGTGCCACGAAGGGTATGTGGGAAGGAGCTGAGGGAGCAGAGGTAGGTGGGACTGTCGAGGGCCCCAAAGATCGGCTTTCGAGCAGGAACAGTGACACAGCTGGGCAGTCCGCCCCCATTTCTGAGCAGACCTTGGAATTGCGGGGTCCACGAGGCAGATGCGCGCCTTCAGGGAGCAGGGGCTCGGGGAGGCTGAGCAGGAGACGTGGAGGACGGTGGGCAGACTTGAGGTGCGTGTTAGCAGACTCGAGCGTGCTGAGACCTACTGGAAGTGGGGCTGAAAGGGAGGGAACTTTGATTCCCAGGTTTCTGTCTGCAGTGACTTGGGCAaggcccccccccctcccagctgGAGgacgcagagagagagcaagattAGGTGTTAGGCTGTGACGAGTTCGGGGTGCCTGTGAAGCTGCTGGGGAGAAGGCACTGGAACGTAGGGGCCTGGAGACAGATGTGCGAGCTTAGAGAGTGGATGACCTCGCCTCAGGGACAGAGGGTGGAGCCTGGACAGGCCACCAAAGGAGACTGAAGAGCAGCcgcccccagggcccccaggggCCACTGGCGGTGCCCACGCAAGCGtgtctgggaggagggagaggtcagCGGTCCCAACACCTTGTGGGCTTTAGGGAAGGCTTGCTGGTCGTCGACAGGCTGGGAGCTGGAGGTGAGAAGCCGAGGTGAGGAGAAGTGATGCTCAAGGCTGAGAAGCAGAGATGAGAGCTGGGGCTCGGAACGAGGACAGAGGGGACAGTTTTGGGTTTTGTGTCCTAAGGTGGCAGAAATGTCAGCTGTAGCGAGGAAGGGGactggggatgggagggggcgGGTGCGGTGAGGTCAGGTGGCCTGGGGCCGACCCCAGCCTGACCAGGGGGAGGTGCAAGGTGACGAGGGGGTTTGGCAGGGGCATTGAGGTACTCGGTTTTTATCTGACAGGGTCTGGCTTCTCTGGGGAAGAGGAGGCCAGGTGGCAGGCGTGGATGGGCCTGGAGCCTAGGAGCAGCTGGGTCCTgtctgcttctcctctgctccccCTCTGGTTATAGTGTCCCTGCTATCTTTTGGGGACAACCCCAACCTATAGTACGCGCAGCTGTCCCCACTCCCTGATGTCAATGGGCGGGGACATCACACTACACACTGGCCACAGTGCGTGGTGCGGGCCAACCGACACACCTGAGCCCTTGGGACTTTAGGTGGGACCGTCGGGGAAGGGTATTCACAAGATCGCTAGCTTTCCCGTGGcactggaggcaggaaggaaccCACTCGGGAGCCTTGGAGAGGATGATGGTGGCCACACCGGGGTAGCAAAGCGGGCAGAATGTAGGCTGGATGCTGCTAGAAGCCTTTTCCCACCCCGAGGAGCGCTCCTGGCTGAGGATGCGGTCAGCGCAGCAGATCCAGGAGGCTCAGAGATACTGACGTCTGATGACACCTGGACCCAGTCTTGCCTGAACCCTGTATACCTTGGACTTCTGAGTCACGTGAGCCAATAAACATTTTCCCTCTCGAAGCCAGTTGGCTTTCTGTCACTCGTAACTGAAAGAACTCTGGCTGACGGGGACCATGAACGGAAGGCGGTTCCCAAAGGCCCAGGAACGGGAGCAGCTCTCCCCAGCAGTAAGTTGGGCCCATCCGGGGAAGGTGGCCACTGGGGTCCGCTGAGCTGAGGACGTGCCAAGCAGGTGTGATGAGTcggggtgggagaggaagagacccTTGGAGCCTGTTGCTGGGCTCTGTCCAGAGGTGAGGTTCTGAACTGAGAGGGTTCGCAGCGACCAGGCTGGGGAGGATTGGGAGAGGCAAGGAGGCCAGGGTGCTGGGAGCAGCCTCCAGGCAAAAGGCTGGAGGAGGCGCAGGTGAGGAAAGATGCCAGGAGCCGCTGGCCTGCGCCTCTGCTTACGAGGCCTGCTTTTTAGCCTGGGCAGTGGGCTGATGGGCACAACCTCTGGAACCAGgccctggattcaaatcctgacctCTCCATTTATTAGCTTTGAGCAAATCCTATAGCATGTCTGTGTCTCAGtcttctcagctgtaaaatggggctagCGATTACCTATGTCAGTTATGTGTGCTGTAACATACATACTAATTACTGGTGAGGACAAAGGGCCGATGTAACAAACTCGAAATACCCATGACTTTGAAGGTCACTGTAGAAAGGGCAAGCTCATAGACCACGGAGGGTTTTTGGGGCCAGGGCTGGAAGTGGCCCCGTTGGCTCTTCACCTCCCGTAGGAACTGTCACAAGGCCCCACCTGAGGGAGGCTAGGTGGTCAGACTGACCTCACAGGCCTCTGGGAAGGGCCTGACCCAGTCCTTACCAAGTGTTAGGAATGTAGCCTCCTGAGTGAGGGCAGGGACTCCGGGGAGACAGCACCTCTGGCTGGGCCTGGGCTCTGGGTGCGTCCTGGGAATGGGAAGGGTGGCGGGACCCGGCAGGTGCCACTGGGCACCAGGAGCCACAGCTTTCAGCATTCCATCTGCAGAGCCCTGTCCGGGCCCATTGATTTTCTCCCTTTGTTCTCTGTTTTCACGGGGGAGCCTTGAGCTTGGGGCCAAGTCCTATCCGAATGCCTCGATCCAGACTTGGCTGTGCCCTGGGGTGTAACTGTGACCAGTGTGTGAAATGACCAGCAGCTTCTAGGCACCGTGGCCTCCCGGGGCTACCACCGTCGGGCGAAAGGTGTGGACCCAGCCCTCCCTGATGAGTAGAGAGTCTCCCTCCACCGCGCCCCTGGGGATTCAGGCAGCAAACGTTCCTCGAGCACCCAGCATCCTCACTCAGCAGGGAGAGGAGGTACCACAGTCCCCCTCCCGGAGCCTGAAACAGCGTGCTCGCACCGAGTGCTGGGGAGGAGGTCACGGCCCCAGAGCTcacgctgctggtgggaatgtcagAGGGTGCAGCCGCCTTAGAAAATGGTTTGGCACCTTCTCCTGGAGTCTGTTGACCCACACGTCCCATCCCCCCCCCGACCCCGCCCCGGTCCGATTCCATTTCTAGGCATGTGGCCACTGACACCCACCTGTTCATAGCCCCCAGCCAGAACCAACCAGAATGCCCAGCGACAAGAGCacgaataaataaatgatagattATCGTACAATAGAACAGCACTAGAAAAGGACTGACAGCTGTTAGACGCAACATCACGGTGGATCTTGTAGACGTTatattgagcaaaagaagccaaacgCAAGACTACACCCTGCAGTATGCATTGATCGAAGTCCCTCAGGTGAAGTTCAGGAACAGACAGGGGAAGTCAGTATAACGGTACCTCAGGAGGTGGGGGTTGGCCGGGAGGGGGTGCAAAGGAACCCGCTGGAAATGTTTTACCACTTGAACTGGGTGGTGGTAGTATATAAAAATACGTGAAATCTGCACATTTAAGATGTGCATTTTTACGATAGGCTCCTAAAAATTTTACCTATCTACTGAGCACCTGTTGCACACTAGGCGTTATTATAGGGGATGACGATTATGCGTGTTCTTCGCGTTTATTTCtgatggggagagacagacaataaggCAGATGAGCAGTATGTCAGATGGTAACGCGTGCCCTGGGGAAAATACAGCATAATAAGGGAGGGGTAGGGAGTCCTGGGGCAGGCAGTGTGGCCCCAGCCATCCCCAACAGGGCTCAGGGGGAGACAATGATAAGGTGAGATTGGAGTAGAAAACCCCGCTCAGTGAGGAGTTATCTGAGGAGGGGGCTCCAGGCAAAGGGACAGGAAAAGCAAAGTCCTAGAGGACTGCGATTTGAGTCTGTCCAGTTTCCCCTGGGCTCCCCAGCTCCCACTACGTCGGCCACCACCCAGGAGCCTTACTTAGCCACTAGCCCTGTACTTGGCCTGCCTTGGCTGGGGCGTGTTTCTGTGGCCGCCTCTCAGGGCCTCGGGAGCTTCCTGAGGGGAAGAAGGT is part of the Felis catus isolate Fca126 chromosome D1, F.catus_Fca126_mat1.0, whole genome shotgun sequence genome and harbors:
- the DRAP1 gene encoding dr1-associated corepressor isoform X2, whose protein sequence is MPSKKKKYNARFPPARIKKIMQTDEEIGKVAAAVPVIISRALELFLESLLKKACQVTQSRNAKTMTTSHLKQCIELEQQFDFLKDLVASVPDMQGDGEDNHMDGDKGARRGRKPGSGGRKNGGMGSKGKDKKLSGTDSEQEDESDDTDTDGEEETSQAPPQASHPPAHFQSPPTPFMPFTSSLPLPPAPPGPSAPDAEDEEDYDS
- the DRAP1 gene encoding dr1-associated corepressor isoform X1, whose protein sequence is MPSKKKKYNARFPPARIKKIMQTDEEIGKVAAAVPVIISRALELFLESLLKKACQVTQSRNAKTMTTSHLKQCIELEQQFDFLKDLVASVPDMQGDGEDNHMDGDKGARRWTVPSRRGRKPGSGGRKNGGMGSKGKDKKLSGTDSEQEDESDDTDTDGEEETSQAPPQASHPPAHFQSPPTPFMPFTSSLPLPPAPPGPSAPDAEDEEDYDS